Genomic DNA from Shouchella patagoniensis:
AATGTCATCTTCTTTAACTTCGTCTCCTGCTTTAACAAACCATTTTACAATTTCGCCTTCGTGGATTCCTTCGCCCACTTCCGGCAGTTTATATTTATAAGCCACGGCTTAAGCGCCTCCTTCATTATAACTCGAAATCGTGCTCTATAAAAGAAAGAACGATACTGGTTTTAAAACCAGCTTCGTTACTCTCTTTTTTGGTCACGCTTTTTGGAGATTTAGAAATTGATTACTTCTTTTGCTTTTTCTACGATAATAGCTGGGTTTGGAAGCCATGCATCTTCAACTGCAGCAAACGGATAAACTGTATCAGGTGAAGTTACTCGCAAAACTGGAGCTTCAAGTGAAAGAATTGCACGTTCAGTAATCTCTGCAACAATTTGTGATGCAATTCCAGCTTGTTTCTGTGCTTCTTGTACAACAATTGCACGATTTGTTTTTTCAACAGATGCAATAACTGTTTCAACATCAAACGGGCTAACAGTCATTAAATCGATAACTTCTGCTTCAAATCCAGCTTCCGCAAGTTCTTCAGCAGCTTTCATTGATGCTTGTACCATTGCACCGTAAGCAATAATCGTAATATCTTTACCTTCACGCTTAATATCTGCTTTACCAAGTTCTATTGTATATTCTTCTTCAGGAACATCTTGACGGAAAGAACGGTATAATTTCATATGTTCAAGGAATACAACAGGGTCATTATCACGAATGGCAGAAATTAAAAGTCCTTTTGCATCATAAGGGTTAGAAGGAATAACAACCTTCAATCCTGGTGTTTGTGCCATAAGACCTTCTAGTGAATCTGCGTGCATTTCCGGAGTCTTAACGCCTCCGCCAAAAGGAGAACGAACTGTAATTGGCATAGTTTGCGTGTTTCCGGAACGAAAGCGCCAGCGTGACATTTGGCCAGCTACTGAATCAAAAACCTCAAATACAAATCCAAAGAATTGAATTTCCATAACCGGACGATGACCAGTTAACGCTAGACCAATTGCCAATCCACCAATACCTGACTCAGCAAGAGGGGTATCAAAAACGCGATCTTCGCCAAATTCTTTTTGTAAACCTTCCGTTACCCGGAATACGCCGCCGTTGTTGCCAACGTCTTCTCCGAACACAAGGACATCTTCATTTTTGTTAAGCTCATTACGCATGGCATCCGTAATCGCTTGTGCCATTGTCCAATTACCCATGGGTTACTTCGACTCCTTTGCCGTATACTCTTCCAACTGCTCACGAATATTTACAGGAGGATTTTCAAACATAAATCCAAGCAAATCTGTTACATTTTGCTTTGGAGTTCTATCTGCATCTTTAATAGCTTGTTTAATTTCTTCTTTTGCTTGTTCAACGACTTCGTTTTCTTTGTCTTCACTCCAAAGCTTTTTGCCTTCAAGGAATTTACGGAAACGAATAAGTGGATCTTTTTTCGCCCATTCATCATCTTCATCTGAAGTACGATAGCGAGTCGGGTCATCCCCAGCCATTGTATGAGCACCATAACGATAAGTTAATGTTTCGATAAGTGTAGGACCTTCTCCCGCAAGAGCGCGTTTACGTGCATCTTGAGTTGCTTTATAAACAGCAAGGACGTCCATGCCATCTACTTGAATGCCTTCAATACCGGCAGCAACTGCTTTTTGCGCAATTGTTTTTGCAGCAGATTGTTTCTCAACTGGTACAGAAATTGCAAAACGGTTGTTTTGAACAATAAATACCGCTGGAGCATTATACGCACCTGCAAAATTCATTCCTTCATAGAAATCACCTTGTGAAGCACCGCCATCACCCGTGTAAGTGATTGCAATATTATCTTTCTTTTTACGTTTCAAACCTAGTGCAACACCAGCAGTTTGAACGATTTGAGCACCAATGATAATCTGAGGAACAACAATATTTAGTCCTTCTTCAAACTGGCTACCACCAAAGTGACCTCTTGACCATAAGAAAGCTTGATGAAGTGGAAGACCATGGAACACAATTTGTGGAATATCACGATATCCAGGCAAGATCCAATCTTCTTTATCAAGTGCAAAATGAGAACCAAGCTGTGAGGCTTCCTGTCCAGCTGTAGGAGCGTAAAAGCCCAATCTTCCTTGACGATTCAACGAAATTGCACGCTGATCCCAAATACGCGTGTATACCATACGACGCATTAATTCTTGTAACTGTTCGTCGCTTAGATCAGGCATAGCTGATTCATTTACGACTTCACCTTCCTCATTCAAAATCTGGAAGGTTTCAAATTGCTCTTCGACTTGCGCAATTGTTTTAGTACTCAATTTGTCCACCAATCCTCTCATATTAAAAAAAGCGGTATGTGCTTTCTTGCTTGTATAAACATTCATTAACGAACGCACCTTTAGCATACCCAATCCATAAGGATACATAACCGCATAGGCGGCTTCTTAAACCAGCCCTAATAATAGCGGATGAGCAATCGTTCAACTGTTACAAAAAAAAATTATAATCAGTAGTACAACCCATCTTTGTAAGTAAGTCTACATGAAGAATGAACATAACGTCAATCCTTTTGCTTACTTATTATTTGTGTTAATTGTTAACAGCTCATTATAACCATAAATTTCGACTGTGTTATAGTATATAACGAATGTGAACTAGTACAGACTTTCATTCCTATCACAAAAAAGCACGCTTATTCAAAGCGCACTTCTAGGTCAGACGCTTCATAAAACGCCCGTTTCGCATCATTATATGTAGTAGTATGATCATTGAAGTTGTTTGTAGCTTCTTGTAACTCTTCGTACTTTTCATTTGTTGTATCAATATGTCCTGTTAAAGTATCAACATCAAGCTCTTCGTCTTTAAGCATTTCATATAATTGCTCATCTAAATCAAGTGCTTCATTATATAAAGTATATAGCGTCTGATAACTCCCGTGCCTTTCATCCATAGCCGTTTGCATCTCTTCTGCAAGCACCTTTAATTCATCATCTTCTAGATCTTCAAAAGAAGCTTCCGCATTTTCAAATTCACTATAACCCTCTTCGATACTTTCTTGTTCCGTTGAAATAAGCTCACGTCTTTCATTCACTGTTTCAATCGCTTGATCCGCTAGCTCCACAATTTCTTCAAATTGATCCATATCAAGCTCAACAATTTGAGAGTAAAGCTCTGTTCCCCGTTCTTCCGCATCAACTAGAGGTTGTTGTTGAGTATCAAAACCCTCATTTTCTATTTCAGCCGCTTGTTCCAAGTGGTCGTGAATCGTTTCCGTTGCTGTTTGGCTACATGCAGCTAAAAACAATGCTGAACAAGCAAACCCAGCCAATAATTTCTTATTTGACACAAATTCTCCTCCTTCGACCTTTTTCAACCTTATTTATCTAATATCACAATATCTGACATAGGAATGTTTGGCAAGTAAGACCCGATTTTTTTTCAAATAAATGGGCGTTTATCCAACCATTCCGTGCCCACCTGCATACGATAAGTATTGAATAGCCTAAGAAATGAGATAACCTAAGGAGGAATATCAGATGAGTTACGGATACGGTGGATATGGTGGATACGGTGAACAATGTTGTGAGTCTTACGGGTATGGTGGAGGTTACGGCGGCGGTGGCAAAGGTTTTGCATTGATTGTCGTTCTTTTTATCCTTCTAATTATTGTTGGCGCTTCTTGGTTTAGCGGTGGAGACGAAGGTCCTGAATGTGGCGGACCTTGCCAAGGCCCTGGACCTGGACCAGGTCCAAAAAAATAAGACTTTCATATACAGGAAAAAAGCAGCGCTATGCCTAGCGTCTGCTTTTTTTTGCCCTTGCACTGTAAGACGAATATCCTTAAACTAAAGTGAGAGAAACGAAGGAGTGATACATATGATTACAATGGATCAAATTGTCCGTGAAGGAAACCCTGTCTTGCGTAAAGTAGCAGAACCTGTTGGTCTTCCTTTATCAGATATAGATAAACAAACACTTCTATCCATGCTAGAGTTTATTAAAAATAGCCAGGATCCAGAAATAGCAGAAAAATACGGACTTCGACCAGGGGTCGGCTTAGCCGCACCACAAATCGGCGTTTCAAAACGTATGTTCGCAGTCCATGCTACAGATGAAAATGGTAAAGAGTACAGCTTAGGAATTGCAAATCCTAAAGTTGTCAGCCATTCAATAGAAAAAAATGAACTTGAAAATGGCGAAGGTTGCCTCTCCGTTGACCGAGAAGTTGAAGGACTTGTCCCTCGTCATGCTCGCCTTACAGTTAAAGGAATTGATCACGAAGGGAACCCTGTTACGCTAAGACTTAGGGGCTATATCGCTATAGTGTTCCAACATGAGCTTGATCATTTAGATGGCATTATGTTCTATGACAGAATTGAAGGGTTAAACGACCCCCATAAAAAGCCATTACCGGGCTTCGCGCTTTAACTGGCATAAACTCCCTCGGTTTCTTCTGTCAATGCTGTTTACACTATAAAATAAGATCCAACGACCGAGAGGAGTATTTACATGCTAAAGAAGTGGCGCAGAAAGCTGGTAAACGGTTGTAAAAACCTATTACCAAAAACCCTGTACTTGGACGTTTAAGTTTTTTAACACAAGGAAAAACTAGAAAAGCCAATCTGAAAATGTAGGTTGGCTTTTCTTCATTTAAAACAAACCATGAAATCTACACGATTTTCCTATATAATGAAATGAATACCGTTTAAAGGAGAGGACAGAATGATTTTTAAAGTATACTACCAAGAAGATGCTAGCCAAGCTCCAGTCCGCGAGCGTACGGAATCTTTGTACATAGAAGCCGAGAGTGAAAGTGATGTTCGCTTAAAATTGGCTCCCGAAGGCTACAACATCGAATATGTAACAGCTCTTACAGGAGCATACCTTAGTTATGAAAAAGAGCATGAGGATTATAAGGTTGTGACACGTTCATCATGAAACAAGTAAAGAATAACCAAACAGCCGTTTTTGCACTTGGTGGCATGGGCGAAATCGGCAAAAACACATACGGTGTGCAGTTTCAAGACGAAATTATTTTAATTGATGCTGGCATCATGTTCCCAGAAGATGACCTTCTCGGAATTGATTATGTGATCCCTGATTATACGTATCTTGTTAAGAATCGAGATAAAATTAAAGGTCTTTTCATCACACACGGTCATGAAGATCATATCGGTGGAATCCCTTATTTGTTAAGAGAATTAAATATTGATGTTTACGGTGGCAAATTAGCTCTTGGCCTTTTAAAAGGAAAACTCGAAGAACATGGCCTACTACGTACCGCTAAACTACATGATATCTCTGAAGACCAAGTCATCAAGTTTACTAAAACCTCTGTTTCGTTTTTCCGGACAACCCATAGTATCCCAGATTCTTATGGCATTGTTGTAAAAACTCCACCTGGAAATATCGTTCATACAGGCGATTTTAAATTTGATTTCACACCAGTCGGGGAACCCGCTAACCTAACGAA
This window encodes:
- a CDS encoding alpha-ketoacid dehydrogenase subunit beta, giving the protein MGNWTMAQAITDAMRNELNKNEDVLVFGEDVGNNGGVFRVTEGLQKEFGEDRVFDTPLAESGIGGLAIGLALTGHRPVMEIQFFGFVFEVFDSVAGQMSRWRFRSGNTQTMPITVRSPFGGGVKTPEMHADSLEGLMAQTPGLKVVIPSNPYDAKGLLISAIRDNDPVVFLEHMKLYRSFRQDVPEEEYTIELGKADIKREGKDITIIAYGAMVQASMKAAEELAEAGFEAEVIDLMTVSPFDVETVIASVEKTNRAIVVQEAQKQAGIASQIVAEITERAILSLEAPVLRVTSPDTVYPFAAVEDAWLPNPAIIVEKAKEVINF
- the pdhA gene encoding pyruvate dehydrogenase (acetyl-transferring) E1 component subunit alpha; the protein is MRGLVDKLSTKTIAQVEEQFETFQILNEEGEVVNESAMPDLSDEQLQELMRRMVYTRIWDQRAISLNRQGRLGFYAPTAGQEASQLGSHFALDKEDWILPGYRDIPQIVFHGLPLHQAFLWSRGHFGGSQFEEGLNIVVPQIIIGAQIVQTAGVALGLKRKKKDNIAITYTGDGGASQGDFYEGMNFAGAYNAPAVFIVQNNRFAISVPVEKQSAAKTIAQKAVAAGIEGIQVDGMDVLAVYKATQDARKRALAGEGPTLIETLTYRYGAHTMAGDDPTRYRTSDEDDEWAKKDPLIRFRKFLEGKKLWSEDKENEVVEQAKEEIKQAIKDADRTPKQNVTDLLGFMFENPPVNIREQLEEYTAKESK
- a CDS encoding YkyA family protein gives rise to the protein MSNKKLLAGFACSALFLAACSQTATETIHDHLEQAAEIENEGFDTQQQPLVDAEERGTELYSQIVELDMDQFEEIVELADQAIETVNERRELISTEQESIEEGYSEFENAEASFEDLEDDELKVLAEEMQTAMDERHGSYQTLYTLYNEALDLDEQLYEMLKDEELDVDTLTGHIDTTNEKYEELQEATNNFNDHTTTYNDAKRAFYEASDLEVRFE
- the def gene encoding peptide deformylase; its protein translation is MITMDQIVREGNPVLRKVAEPVGLPLSDIDKQTLLSMLEFIKNSQDPEIAEKYGLRPGVGLAAPQIGVSKRMFAVHATDENGKEYSLGIANPKVVSHSIEKNELENGEGCLSVDREVEGLVPRHARLTVKGIDHEGNPVTLRLRGYIAIVFQHELDHLDGIMFYDRIEGLNDPHKKPLPGFAL
- a CDS encoding DNA-dependent RNA polymerase subunit epsilon, encoding MIFKVYYQEDASQAPVRERTESLYIEAESESDVRLKLAPEGYNIEYVTALTGAYLSYEKEHEDYKVVTRSS